In Oryza brachyantha chromosome 1, ObraRS2, whole genome shotgun sequence, the following are encoded in one genomic region:
- the LOC102708106 gene encoding putative pre-16S rRNA nuclease: MRLLKAGQLFRKVIEGGSEKQSRLLGLDVGSKYVGLAVSDDKNRIALPLSVLSRTKTNIGLMADDFVTLVSKYSLAGFVVGYPFNLQGQASPDALQVRLLVGELCKTGKLDDVSYTYWDENFTSKCVEALLYPLKLNDPVEIKTMTDKFAAVCILQGYLDNMNRELRCADDSEKQRDT; encoded by the exons ATGAGGCTGTTGAAAGCGGGTCAGTTGTTCAGGAAAGTCATTGAGGGCGGGTCAGAAAAGCAATCTCGACTGCTTGGGCTTGATGTTGGCAGCAAATATGTTGGACTGGCCGTTTCTGATGACAAAAATAGGATTGCATTGCCCCTAAG TGTATTGAGCAGGACAAAGACAAACATTGGCTTGATGGCAGATGACTTCGTAACTTTG GTTTCAAAGTACTCCCTTGCAGGCTTTGTTGTGGGTTATCCATTCAACTTGCAGGGTCAAGCTAGTCCAGAT GCATTACAGGTAAGGCTTCTTGTCGGAGAACTCTGTAAAACTGGGAAACTTGATGATGTGAGTTACACCTATTGGGATGAAAATTTTACCTCGAAG TGTGTAGAAGCCCTTTTATATCCTCTGAAACTAAATGACCCAGTTGAAATCAAAACAATGACAGATAAATTTGCTGCAGTTTGCATACTCCAG GGCTATCTAGATAACATGAACAGAGAATTGAGATGTGCAGATGATTCTGAGAAACAGCGTGACACCTGA